A genomic region of Candidatus Methylomirabilota bacterium contains the following coding sequences:
- a CDS encoding amidohydrolase family protein — protein MSAFTILDADGHVTESQEQVSKYLDDRHKRRPQTFSFYPWDGWDRRLLGTLGDAAGNAEAWLRALDKGGMELTVLYPTLGLFMSFLRDKDWAVALCKAYNTMLHEEFVKVSPRLKAVALLPVQEPAACAPELRRAVKELGLSGGMLPADGTHLLGDAAYDPVYAEAERLGVPLGIHASGSHLGGAGVDMFPRFIQAHTCSHAFGQMRQITSMIFEGVPERFPKLKIAYLEAGCGWAPYWMERMDDEYAKRAVEAPVLKKEPSAYCRSGNIFFSCEADEWLLPQALKLVGENQIVYASDFPHWDNSYPGSIDEIRMRGDMTDAQKQKVLGDNCRRLYGLA, from the coding sequence ATGAGCGCGTTCACGATCCTCGACGCCGACGGCCACGTGACCGAGTCGCAGGAGCAGGTGTCCAAGTACCTCGACGACCGGCACAAGCGCCGCCCGCAGACCTTCTCCTTCTATCCCTGGGACGGCTGGGACCGGCGCCTGCTGGGCACGCTGGGGGACGCCGCGGGCAATGCGGAGGCCTGGCTCCGCGCGCTCGACAAGGGCGGGATGGAGCTGACCGTCCTCTACCCGACGCTCGGGCTCTTCATGAGCTTTCTGCGCGACAAGGACTGGGCGGTGGCGCTCTGCAAGGCCTACAACACGATGCTCCACGAGGAGTTCGTGAAGGTGAGCCCGCGGCTGAAGGCGGTGGCGCTTCTGCCCGTACAGGAGCCGGCCGCGTGCGCCCCCGAGCTACGCCGCGCGGTGAAGGAGCTGGGCCTGTCGGGCGGCATGCTCCCCGCCGACGGCACGCATCTACTCGGCGATGCCGCCTATGATCCCGTCTACGCGGAGGCGGAGCGGCTCGGCGTACCGCTCGGCATCCACGCCTCCGGCTCCCACCTCGGCGGGGCGGGCGTCGACATGTTCCCGCGCTTCATACAGGCGCACACGTGCTCGCATGCCTTCGGCCAGATGCGTCAGATCACCTCGATGATCTTCGAGGGTGTGCCCGAGCGCTTCCCGAAGCTCAAGATCGCCTATCTCGAGGCCGGGTGCGGCTGGGCGCCCTACTGGATGGAGCGCATGGACGACGAGTACGCCAAGCGCGCGGTGGAGGCCCCGGTGCTGAAGAAAGAGCCCAGCGCCTACTGCCGGAGCGGCAACATCTTCTTCTCCTGCGAGGCGGACGAGTGGCTGCTGCCCCAGGCGCTCAAGCTCGTCGGCGAGAACCAGATCGTCTACGCCTCCGACTTCCCCCACTGGGACAACTCCTACCCCGGCTCGATCGACGAGATCCGCATGCGCGGCGACATGACCGACGCCCAGAAGCAGAAGGTCCTGGGCGACAACTGCCGGCGGCTCTACGGGCTCGCATGA
- a CDS encoding ABC transporter substrate-binding protein yields the protein MTRPLPARTVGVTAALTFALVLTLPALAQPVARTYRIGWLSTFSHPMLEPFREGLRAHGYVEGQNLVIEQRYADGKLERLPSLADQLVLLRLDVLVVSGRATTMAARDHASRVPIVFVTGDPVADGVVTNLARPGGNMTGMALMTHEIAAKWVELARDALGASRIGIVADPGGGKAQRLSAEQAARQLGLEWHILEVGTEDGIERAFQAAARRRVQALIFLSSPFFARERSRLVGAAARHRQPVIYEHRDFVDSGGLMSYGPNVRDVFRRAAAQVDKILKGAQAGDLPVEQPTKLELVINLKAARPLGLTFPQSVLVRADAVLQ from the coding sequence ATGACGCGACCGCTCCCGGCACGGACCGTCGGCGTCACGGCGGCCCTGACCTTCGCGCTCGTGCTGACCTTGCCAGCCCTCGCGCAGCCCGTCGCGAGGACGTACCGGATCGGATGGCTCAGCACCTTCTCGCATCCCATGCTCGAGCCCTTTCGTGAAGGACTGCGCGCCCACGGGTACGTGGAAGGACAGAACCTCGTCATCGAGCAGCGCTACGCTGACGGCAAGCTCGAGCGCCTCCCGTCACTTGCCGACCAGCTCGTTCTCCTCCGGCTCGACGTGCTGGTGGTATCGGGGCGCGCCACGACCATGGCAGCGCGAGATCACGCCAGCCGTGTCCCGATCGTCTTCGTCACCGGCGACCCCGTGGCCGACGGCGTGGTGACGAACCTCGCCAGGCCGGGCGGAAATATGACGGGAATGGCGCTCATGACGCACGAGATCGCTGCCAAGTGGGTCGAGCTGGCACGCGACGCGCTGGGCGCAAGCCGGATCGGCATCGTCGCCGATCCTGGTGGGGGCAAGGCGCAGCGGCTCAGCGCCGAGCAGGCCGCGCGTCAGCTGGGCCTCGAGTGGCACATCCTGGAAGTGGGAACGGAGGACGGCATCGAGCGCGCCTTCCAGGCGGCGGCGCGGCGCCGCGTCCAGGCGCTCATCTTCCTCTCGTCTCCATTCTTCGCACGCGAGCGTTCGCGTCTCGTCGGAGCGGCCGCCCGGCACCGGCAGCCCGTCATCTACGAGCATCGGGACTTCGTGGACAGCGGCGGCCTCATGTCCTACGGCCCAAACGTGCGTGACGTCTTCCGGCGAGCCGCCGCTCAGGTCGACAAGATTCTCAAGGGCGCCCAGGCCGGAGACCTCCCCGTCGAGCAGCCCACCAAGCTCGAGCTCGTGATCAATCTGAAGGCAGCCCGCCCACTCGGCCTCACGTTCCCCCAGTCGGTGCTTGTCAGAGCCGACGCCGTGCTCCAGTGA
- a CDS encoding UbiD family decarboxylase, producing the protein MAQDLRSYLDAVKTRKGDDVQVVTQEVDPAFEITAIVVKLERELKRRPVLLFEKVKGTRFPVLTNLHASRSRLAAAMRCAPDAMLKTYLAAMDKPIPPKVVGTGPVKDVVLTGDRIDLHDLPQIVHHEGDAGVYLTSAISFAKDPAGETWNCAYNRLMIKGRDTTSIHLTLGKHLWEFSKIAEARGEALPVAFAIGVHPAIALGSLAIGSIDEDERAIMGALLGEPLELVKCETSDVLAPAHAEMIIEAEILPGARTPEGPFGEFTGYSLGQRDREVVKVNAITHRAGAWFQDITVAHLDHMLLSTIPMEANLYRAVRAMVPSVKAVRVPGPFTCYVSIEQRLPGQAKNAILAVLGADLYMKRVVVVDHDVDVFDDRQVNWALATRCQPDRDITVITHARGSDLDPSTKEDGYSAKWGVDATAKPSLAAYTPRHRVPPEVAQRLDLKAFGL; encoded by the coding sequence ATGGCTCAGGACCTTCGCAGCTACCTGGACGCGGTGAAGACGCGCAAGGGGGACGACGTGCAGGTCGTCACCCAGGAAGTGGACCCCGCCTTCGAGATCACGGCGATCGTGGTGAAACTCGAGCGGGAGCTCAAGCGCCGGCCCGTGCTGCTGTTCGAGAAGGTCAAGGGCACGCGCTTCCCCGTGCTGACGAATCTCCACGCGAGCCGCTCCCGCCTCGCCGCGGCCATGCGCTGCGCGCCGGACGCGATGCTGAAAACGTATCTCGCCGCCATGGACAAGCCCATTCCGCCGAAGGTGGTGGGGACCGGGCCCGTGAAGGATGTCGTGCTCACGGGCGACCGGATCGATCTTCACGATCTCCCCCAGATCGTCCATCACGAAGGGGATGCGGGCGTCTACCTCACCTCGGCGATCTCGTTCGCCAAGGATCCCGCCGGCGAGACGTGGAACTGCGCCTACAACCGCCTCATGATCAAGGGGCGCGACACCACGTCCATCCACCTCACGCTGGGGAAGCATCTCTGGGAGTTCTCCAAGATCGCCGAGGCGCGCGGCGAGGCGCTGCCGGTCGCCTTCGCCATCGGCGTCCACCCAGCGATCGCCCTGGGCTCGCTCGCCATCGGGTCCATCGACGAGGACGAGCGGGCCATCATGGGCGCGCTCCTCGGCGAGCCACTGGAGCTCGTGAAGTGCGAGACCTCCGACGTGCTGGCTCCCGCGCACGCGGAGATGATCATCGAGGCGGAGATCCTGCCGGGGGCGCGCACGCCGGAGGGGCCGTTCGGGGAGTTCACCGGCTACAGCCTGGGGCAGCGCGACCGCGAGGTCGTGAAGGTGAATGCCATCACCCACCGCGCCGGCGCCTGGTTCCAGGACATCACGGTGGCGCACCTCGATCACATGCTGCTCTCCACCATCCCGATGGAGGCGAATCTCTACCGCGCCGTCCGGGCCATGGTGCCCTCGGTGAAGGCGGTGCGCGTGCCCGGGCCCTTCACCTGCTACGTCTCGATCGAGCAGCGCCTCCCCGGCCAGGCCAAGAACGCCATCCTCGCCGTGCTCGGCGCGGACCTCTACATGAAGCGGGTGGTGGTGGTCGATCACGACGTGGACGTGTTCGACGATCGCCAGGTGAACTGGGCGCTCGCCACGCGCTGCCAGCCCGACCGCGATATCACCGTGATCACCCACGCCCGCGGCTCGGACCTCGACCCCTCCACCAAGGAGGACGGCTACTCGGCGAAGTGGGGCGTGGACGCGACGGCCAAGCCCTCGCTCGCCGCCTACACGCCGCGCCACCGCGTGCCGCCCGAGGTGGCGCAGCGGCTCGACCTCAAGGCCTTCGGGCTGTAG
- a CDS encoding AMP-binding protein yields the protein MKVPGVLAALTEAARARPDDDALFEADRVLTWRGLARRAGGVGRRLAADGIGPGDRVAITLPNGWRFAVALLGALGTGATVTPLNPALSPDERARTLADLRPRLTLDTVGEGQGEMEEWARPVDPASAALILYTSGSTGRPKGAVLSHGALDAALESWAGPVMALTTADCVLAALPLSHSFGINGALLAPLLAGARVAVVESFAPPAVLAAIARHRVTVLPAVATMFRRLLEAPALAETDLASLRHGLSGAAPCPWELAEAWQRRTGVRILRGYGMTELFRPISFLAGDAREIPDSIGRAVPGVELRVVDDEHRALAPGMTGELWIRTPAAMDGYLENPEETRAVLVDGWFRTGDLATISPDGFVTIVGRKKELILRGGYSVVPGEVEAALLDHPAVAEAAVIGVPHADLGEEVAAFVTLRAGASADPGELIAHCRARLAGYKYPRRVTVVAALPKSSTGKVLKGQLTAEVR from the coding sequence ATGAAGGTGCCCGGCGTGCTCGCCGCACTGACGGAGGCGGCCCGCGCCCGGCCCGACGACGACGCCCTGTTCGAGGCCGACCGCGTGCTCACCTGGCGCGGGCTGGCGCGGCGCGCGGGCGGCGTGGGGCGCCGGCTGGCCGCCGATGGCATCGGTCCGGGCGACCGCGTGGCCATCACGCTGCCCAACGGCTGGCGATTCGCGGTCGCGCTGCTCGGCGCGCTCGGCACGGGCGCGACCGTGACCCCGCTCAACCCGGCGCTGTCGCCGGACGAGCGCGCGCGCACGCTGGCCGATCTCCGGCCGCGGCTCACCCTCGACACGGTGGGCGAGGGGCAGGGCGAGATGGAGGAATGGGCACGCCCGGTCGATCCGGCATCCGCCGCCCTCATCCTCTACACCTCGGGGAGCACCGGGCGGCCCAAGGGGGCGGTGCTGTCGCATGGCGCGCTCGACGCCGCGCTGGAGTCGTGGGCCGGGCCCGTGATGGCGCTGACGACGGCAGACTGTGTGCTCGCCGCCCTGCCGCTGTCGCATTCCTTCGGGATCAACGGAGCCCTGCTCGCGCCGCTGCTGGCGGGGGCCCGCGTGGCCGTCGTCGAGTCCTTCGCGCCGCCCGCCGTGCTCGCCGCCATCGCCCGGCATCGCGTCACCGTGCTGCCTGCTGTCGCCACGATGTTCCGGCGTCTTCTCGAGGCGCCCGCGCTCGCCGAGACGGACCTCGCGAGCCTGCGCCACGGCCTGTCCGGCGCGGCCCCCTGCCCCTGGGAGCTGGCGGAGGCGTGGCAGCGGCGCACCGGCGTGCGTATCCTGCGCGGCTACGGCATGACCGAGCTGTTCCGCCCGATCTCGTTCCTGGCCGGCGACGCGCGAGAGATTCCGGACTCCATCGGCCGCGCCGTGCCCGGCGTGGAGCTGCGGGTGGTCGACGACGAACACCGCGCGCTCGCCCCGGGGATGACGGGCGAGCTCTGGATCCGCACGCCCGCCGCCATGGACGGCTATCTGGAGAATCCGGAGGAGACCCGCGCCGTGCTCGTCGACGGCTGGTTCCGCACCGGCGATCTGGCCACGATCTCGCCCGACGGGTTCGTGACCATCGTGGGCCGCAAGAAGGAGCTGATCCTGCGCGGCGGCTACTCGGTGGTGCCCGGTGAGGTGGAGGCGGCGCTGCTGGATCATCCCGCGGTGGCCGAGGCCGCGGTCATCGGGGTCCCCCACGCCGACCTGGGTGAAGAGGTCGCGGCCTTCGTGACGCTGCGGGCCGGCGCCAGCGCCGATCCCGGGGAGCTCATCGCTCACTGCCGGGCGCGCCTGGCGGGCTACAAGTACCCGCGGCGCGTCACCGTGGTCGCGGCACTCCCCAAGAGCAGCACGGGCAAGGTGCTGAAGGGACAGCTGACCGCCGAGGTCCGCTGA
- a CDS encoding NUDIX domain-containing protein yields the protein MKVSAGVLLFRERAGRLEVLLAHPGGPYWAKKDAGAWTIPKGEIAEGEDPLAAARREFEEETGFPPPGGEAMALTPRRQAGGKLVHAWAMRGDLDAGAIRSVTFSMEWPPRSARQQEFPEIDRAAWFTLDEARRRILKSQAPFLDEIERRLTPGGDTGPGC from the coding sequence GTGAAGGTGAGCGCCGGGGTCCTGCTCTTTCGCGAGCGCGCGGGACGGCTCGAGGTGCTTCTGGCGCATCCCGGCGGACCCTACTGGGCGAAGAAGGACGCCGGCGCCTGGACCATTCCCAAGGGTGAGATCGCCGAAGGCGAGGATCCTCTCGCGGCGGCGCGGCGCGAGTTCGAGGAGGAGACGGGGTTTCCGCCGCCGGGCGGGGAGGCCATGGCCTTGACGCCCCGGCGCCAGGCGGGCGGCAAGCTCGTCCATGCATGGGCGATGCGCGGCGATCTCGACGCAGGCGCCATCCGGAGCGTGACGTTCTCCATGGAATGGCCCCCGCGGTCGGCCCGCCAGCAGGAATTCCCGGAGATCGATCGCGCGGCGTGGTTCACGCTGGACGAAGCGCGGCGGCGCATCCTCAAGAGCCAGGCGCCGTTTCTCGACGAGATCGAGCGCCGCCTCACCCCGGGCGGCGACACTGGCCCCGGGTGCTAG
- a CDS encoding trimeric intracellular cation channel family protein encodes MMLHWLDLAGVAVFAISGAIAAGRAGLDLLGVVVIASFTAIGGGTVRDLLLNRHPIFWIQDPTYLIVITAAALGTVLFARVFPPFERSVLVADALGLALFAIVGAQIAESAGLSPIIVVLMGTMTGVAGGVLRDVLTAQVPLILRRGEIYATAAIAGIALYLVLQAMGAGRTGAVVAGVVAVAALRLLAIFFRWQLPAFQLPRG; translated from the coding sequence CTGATGCTGCACTGGCTGGACCTCGCCGGGGTCGCCGTGTTCGCGATCAGCGGCGCGATCGCCGCCGGCCGGGCGGGGCTTGACCTGCTCGGCGTGGTCGTGATCGCCTCCTTCACCGCGATCGGCGGCGGCACCGTGCGCGATCTTCTCCTGAACCGCCACCCGATCTTCTGGATCCAGGACCCGACCTACCTGATCGTGATCACGGCGGCCGCGCTGGGGACCGTGCTCTTCGCTCGCGTGTTCCCGCCGTTCGAACGGTCGGTCCTGGTGGCGGACGCACTGGGCCTTGCCCTCTTCGCCATCGTGGGCGCCCAGATTGCGGAGAGCGCAGGGTTATCACCGATTATCGTCGTGCTGATGGGGACCATGACCGGGGTCGCGGGCGGGGTGCTCCGCGACGTGCTCACCGCGCAGGTTCCGCTGATTCTGCGCCGGGGCGAGATCTACGCGACGGCCGCGATCGCGGGTATCGCGCTCTATCTGGTGCTGCAGGCGATGGGGGCCGGTCGGACTGGTGCCGTGGTCGCCGGCGTCGTTGCCGTGGCTGCGCTGCGGCTCCTTGCCATCTTCTTCCGCTGGCAGCTGCCCGCGTTCCAGCTCCCGCGGGGGTGA
- a CDS encoding branched-chain amino acid ABC transporter permease has protein sequence MARVRPRHQAVAFALMVLFFVVAPFVVYPVFLMKALCFGLFACAFNLLLGYVGLLSFGHAAYLGSAGYATAHVAKVWGWPPEAALAAGVVVAAVLGLLIGVIAIRRQGIYFAMTTLALAQMIFFFCVQAPFTHGEDGIQGVPRGRLFGLLDLNQTFTLYFVVLAVFLLGFLVIYRAIHSPFGQVLKAIRENEPRALSLGYKADHYKLIAFVLSTALVGLAGGTKVLVFQLASLTDVHWTMSGEVVLMTLLGGLGTVFGPVVGAFIVIALENYLAQLGAWVTVVQGAIFVVCVLTFRRGVVGELARLIRRPL, from the coding sequence ATGGCGCGCGTCCGCCCGCGTCATCAGGCGGTCGCCTTCGCGCTGATGGTGCTCTTCTTCGTGGTGGCGCCGTTCGTTGTCTATCCGGTGTTCCTCATGAAAGCGCTCTGCTTCGGCCTCTTCGCCTGCGCCTTCAACCTCCTTCTCGGCTACGTGGGCCTGCTCTCGTTCGGCCACGCCGCGTACCTGGGCTCGGCGGGCTATGCCACCGCGCATGTGGCGAAGGTCTGGGGCTGGCCGCCCGAGGCCGCCCTCGCCGCCGGCGTGGTGGTGGCGGCGGTGCTCGGTCTCCTCATCGGGGTTATCGCCATCCGGCGCCAGGGCATCTACTTCGCCATGACCACGCTCGCCCTGGCCCAGATGATCTTCTTCTTCTGCGTCCAGGCGCCGTTCACCCACGGCGAGGATGGGATTCAGGGCGTTCCTCGCGGGCGCCTGTTCGGCCTGCTCGACCTCAACCAGACCTTCACGCTCTACTTCGTGGTCCTGGCCGTCTTCCTCCTCGGCTTCCTCGTGATCTACCGCGCCATTCACTCGCCGTTCGGTCAGGTGCTCAAGGCCATCCGCGAGAACGAGCCCCGGGCCCTGTCGCTCGGCTACAAGGCCGACCATTACAAGCTGATCGCCTTCGTGCTCTCCACCGCGCTGGTGGGCCTGGCCGGGGGCACCAAGGTCCTCGTGTTCCAGCTCGCGTCGCTGACCGACGTGCACTGGACCATGTCCGGCGAGGTGGTGCTGATGACCCTCCTGGGCGGTCTCGGCACGGTGTTCGGGCCGGTGGTCGGCGCCTTCATCGTGATCGCGCTCGAGAACTATCTCGCTCAGCTCGGCGCCTGGGTGACGGTCGTGCAGGGCGCGATCTTCGTCGTGTGCGTTCTGACCTTCAGGCGGGGAGTGGTCGGCGAGCTGGCCCGGCTGATTCGCCGTCCGCTCTGA
- a CDS encoding branched-chain amino acid ABC transporter permease: protein MIPLLGIPPQALFGQLLIGLINGSFYALLSLGLAVIFGLLNIINFTHGAQYMMGAFAAWFLLQYSGLGYWWALLIAPIVVGIIGMVLERTMLKRLYQLDHLYGLLLTFGLALIVQGLFRNQFGSSGLPYAMPPQLAGGQNLGFMFLPNYRAWVIGFSLAVCLGTWFIIERTRLGSYLRAATENPTLVQAFGINVPRMITLTYGFGVALAALAGVMAAPIYQVNPLMGSDLIVVVFAVVVIGGMGSIMGSIITGFGLGIIEGLTKVFYPEASNTVIFVIMALVLLVKPAGLFGRAQ, encoded by the coding sequence ATGATCCCGCTCCTCGGCATCCCGCCGCAGGCCCTCTTCGGCCAGCTCCTGATCGGCCTCATCAACGGCTCGTTCTACGCCCTCCTGAGCCTCGGCCTCGCCGTCATCTTCGGCCTCCTCAACATCATCAACTTCACCCACGGCGCCCAGTACATGATGGGCGCCTTCGCGGCGTGGTTCCTCCTCCAGTACTCCGGCCTCGGCTACTGGTGGGCGCTGCTCATCGCCCCCATCGTGGTGGGAATCATCGGGATGGTGCTCGAGCGCACCATGCTCAAGCGGCTCTACCAGCTCGATCATCTCTACGGGCTGCTGCTGACCTTCGGCCTCGCCCTGATCGTCCAGGGGCTCTTCCGGAACCAGTTCGGCTCATCCGGCCTGCCCTACGCGATGCCGCCCCAGCTCGCCGGCGGCCAGAACCTCGGCTTCATGTTCCTGCCGAACTACCGCGCCTGGGTCATCGGGTTCTCCCTCGCGGTGTGCCTCGGTACCTGGTTCATCATCGAGCGCACACGGCTGGGCTCCTATCTCCGCGCCGCCACCGAGAATCCGACCCTCGTGCAGGCCTTCGGCATCAACGTGCCGCGCATGATCACGCTCACCTACGGCTTCGGGGTCGCGCTCGCCGCCCTCGCCGGCGTGATGGCCGCGCCCATCTACCAGGTCAATCCCCTCATGGGCAGCGACCTGATCGTGGTGGTGTTCGCGGTGGTGGTGATCGGCGGGATGGGCTCGATCATGGGGTCGATCATCACGGGGTTCGGCCTCGGCATCATCGAAGGGCTCACCAAGGTCTTCTACCCGGAGGCGTCGAACACCGTCATCTTCGTGATCATGGCGCTCGTGCTGCTGGTGAAGCCCGCCGGCCTCTTCGGGCGGGCGCAGTAG
- a CDS encoding ABC transporter substrate-binding protein, with the protein MTFRIALILAAVLLAAGPAAAEVSDGVVKIGVLNDQSSLYADLTGQGSVLAARMAVEDYGAAAKGLKVEIIFADHQNKADVGSAIARQWYDADKVDVIVDVPNSAVALAVNQVTRDKGKAFLVSGAATSDLTGKACSPNTIHWTYDTWALANGTGNAIVKTGGDTWFFITADYAFGHALERDVEAVVLKNGGKVLGKVRHPLNTADFSSFLLQAQASKAKIIGLANAGGDTTNSIKQASEFGIVRGGQNLAGLLVFITDVHALGLPTAQGLIFTETFYWDTNDKTRAFAKKFAERNRGVHPTMIHAGVYASVLHYLKAVEALKSDDGTKVIEKMKATPTDDPLFGKGTIRVDGRKIHPAYLFEVKKPAESKGPWDYYKLRATIPAEQAFRPLDQGDCPLVKK; encoded by the coding sequence ATGACATTCCGGATCGCCCTCATCCTCGCGGCGGTGCTGCTTGCCGCGGGGCCGGCCGCCGCCGAGGTCTCGGACGGCGTCGTCAAGATCGGCGTGCTCAACGACCAGTCCAGCCTCTACGCGGACCTCACCGGGCAGGGCTCGGTACTGGCTGCCCGCATGGCGGTGGAGGACTACGGCGCGGCCGCAAAGGGCCTCAAGGTCGAGATCATCTTCGCCGACCACCAGAACAAGGCCGACGTCGGCTCCGCCATCGCGCGGCAGTGGTACGACGCCGACAAGGTTGACGTGATCGTGGACGTGCCCAACTCCGCGGTGGCCCTCGCCGTCAACCAGGTCACGCGCGACAAGGGCAAGGCCTTCCTCGTCTCGGGCGCGGCCACGTCGGACCTCACCGGCAAGGCGTGCTCGCCCAACACCATTCACTGGACGTACGACACCTGGGCCCTCGCCAACGGCACCGGCAACGCCATCGTGAAGACCGGCGGCGACACCTGGTTCTTCATCACCGCGGACTACGCCTTCGGCCACGCCCTCGAGCGCGACGTCGAGGCGGTGGTGCTGAAGAACGGCGGCAAGGTGCTCGGCAAGGTGCGGCACCCGCTGAACACCGCCGACTTCTCGTCGTTCCTCCTCCAGGCCCAGGCGTCCAAGGCCAAGATCATCGGCCTCGCCAATGCGGGCGGCGACACCACGAACTCCATCAAGCAGGCCTCGGAGTTCGGCATCGTCCGGGGCGGGCAGAACCTCGCCGGCCTGCTCGTCTTCATCACCGACGTGCACGCGCTGGGCCTGCCCACCGCGCAGGGCCTGATCTTCACCGAGACGTTCTACTGGGACACCAACGATAAGACCCGCGCCTTCGCCAAGAAGTTCGCCGAGCGCAACCGGGGCGTTCACCCCACGATGATCCACGCCGGCGTCTACGCGTCGGTGCTGCACTACCTCAAGGCCGTGGAGGCGTTGAAGTCGGACGACGGGACCAAGGTCATCGAGAAGATGAAGGCGACCCCGACCGACGACCCCCTGTTCGGCAAGGGAACCATCCGGGTCGACGGCCGCAAGATCCACCCCGCCTACCTCTTCGAGGTGAAGAAGCCCGCGGAGTCCAAGGGGCCGTGGGACTACTACAAGCTGCGCGCGACCATTCCGGCCGAGCAGGCCTTCCGGCCGCTGGACCAGGGCGACTGTCCGCTCGTGAAGAAGTAA
- a CDS encoding ABC transporter ATP-binding protein yields MGRVSALLTVRGLEAWYDESHILHGVDLEVRSGEVVTLLGRNGAGKTTTLKSIMGIVRKRRGSVRLGDAELIGRPSNAIARLGIAFCPEERGIFASLNVDENLRLPPVVAPGGLDGPAIFGLFPNLKERLRSQGTKLSGGEQQMLAIARILRTGARLLLLDEPTEGLAPVIVQQIGATIRRLKEAGFTVLLVEQNFRFAATVADRHYVMEHGRVVDQIANADLAASMPRLHDYLGV; encoded by the coding sequence ATCGGGCGTGTGAGCGCGCTCCTCACCGTCCGCGGCCTCGAGGCCTGGTACGACGAGTCCCACATCCTGCACGGGGTGGACCTCGAGGTCCGCTCGGGGGAGGTGGTGACCCTGCTGGGCCGGAACGGGGCGGGGAAGACCACCACGCTCAAGTCCATCATGGGCATCGTGCGCAAGCGGCGCGGCTCGGTGCGCCTGGGCGACGCGGAGCTGATCGGCCGGCCGTCCAACGCCATCGCGCGGCTGGGCATCGCGTTCTGCCCCGAGGAGCGCGGCATCTTCGCCAGCCTCAACGTGGACGAGAACCTCCGGCTGCCGCCGGTGGTCGCGCCCGGCGGTCTCGACGGCCCCGCGATCTTCGGGCTGTTCCCCAACCTCAAGGAGCGCCTCCGGAGCCAAGGCACCAAGCTCTCGGGTGGCGAGCAGCAGATGCTGGCCATCGCCCGTATCCTGCGCACCGGCGCCCGCCTGCTCCTCCTCGACGAGCCCACCGAGGGCCTCGCTCCGGTGATCGTGCAGCAGATTGGCGCGACCATTCGCCGCCTGAAGGAGGCGGGCTTCACCGTCCTCCTCGTGGAGCAGAACTTCCGCTTCGCCGCCACCGTGGCCGACCGGCACTACGTGATGGAGCACGGCCGGGTGGTGGACCAGATCGCCAATGCCGACTTGGCCGCGAGCATGCCCCGGCTCCACGACTACCTCGGGGTATAA
- a CDS encoding ABC transporter ATP-binding protein — MAADYILETEGLTKEFRGFVAVKDVTLRVRRGSIHALIGPNGAGKTTCFNLLTHFLTPTRGRIRFQGRDITGSSPAVIARLGLVRSFQISAVFPHLTVLENVRIALQRRRGNSFDFWRSERALEALDERALTLIEAVGLAELAPATAVELPYGRKRALEIATTLALEPEMMLLDEPTAGMTHEDVERISALIKRVAADRTVLMVEHNLSVVENLSDHITVLARGEVLAEGDYQTVSRNPEVIQAYMGSGV, encoded by the coding sequence ATGGCCGCCGACTACATCCTTGAGACGGAGGGGCTGACCAAGGAGTTCCGCGGCTTCGTCGCCGTGAAGGATGTCACCCTCCGCGTGCGCCGCGGGAGCATCCACGCGCTGATCGGCCCGAACGGCGCGGGCAAGACCACCTGCTTCAACCTGCTCACGCACTTCCTCACCCCCACGCGGGGCCGCATCCGCTTCCAGGGCCGCGACATCACGGGCTCGAGCCCCGCAGTCATCGCGCGCCTCGGCCTCGTGCGCTCGTTCCAGATCTCCGCGGTGTTCCCGCACCTCACCGTGCTGGAGAACGTGCGCATCGCGCTGCAGCGGCGCCGCGGAAACTCCTTCGATTTTTGGAGATCGGAGCGGGCGCTGGAGGCGCTGGACGAGCGGGCCCTGACTCTCATCGAGGCGGTGGGGCTGGCCGAGCTGGCCCCCGCCACGGCGGTGGAGCTGCCCTACGGGCGCAAACGCGCCCTCGAGATCGCCACCACTCTCGCGCTCGAGCCCGAGATGATGCTGCTCGACGAGCCCACCGCGGGGATGACCCACGAGGACGTGGAGCGCATCTCCGCCCTCATCAAGCGCGTGGCCGCCGACCGCACCGTCCTCATGGTCGAGCACAATCTCAGCGTGGTGGAGAACCTCTCGGACCACATCACCGTGCTCGCGCGGGGCGAGGTGCTCGCCGAGGGTGACTACCAGACGGTGTCGCGCAACCCCGAGGTGATCCAAGCGTACATGGGATCGGGCGTGTGA